Part of the Neovison vison isolate M4711 chromosome 14, ASM_NN_V1, whole genome shotgun sequence genome is shown below.
TGAGACATAACTACTAGATTGGGTCAAGGCATCTCgggggaggcaggtggaggggagaCCCATAGCGAAGGTATCTGGGTTGGCTTTGGAACAAGGGGGGCTGCTCTTCCTGGATGCAGCCGGGAAGGAAGGACTCCAgggcagatgcagaaaaaacccAAAGTGGTGAGGCAGAAAGTTGGTGGGAGCTTCTCCATGGGTTGGGCAGCAGAGTTATCTCCTGAGAGGGCAGGAGCGGGTGCGAGGGTCTGAGTGTGGGGAAGGTTTATGGGATGTGTTGTTGGATGGCTTCAACAGAGGGTCCACTGAGCAAGGGGGGGGGGACTGGCAAGAAAGAGGGGACGAGCTGAGGCAAGCGTCTCCCATGGGATCTAACCAGCGCCTCCTAGGGAagcccagaggaggaaggggcaAAGCAGGGCAGGTAGGGGGCATGTCTAGGAGCACTCTGGAAGTTTAGAGGAAATGGTGGGTACTGAGGAGGCAGAGCAGAACCAGGGAGATCATAACCAGGAAACTGGAAAGTGCAGAGGTGTTCTTGCTAGCGACCAGGACCAGGGTGGAGGAACAGCAGAGACAGTAGGAGCCCAGAAGAGAGGGGTGCACAACCCAccctggagagggagagacagcttcctggaggtggtggtCTTCCAGCTGAGTCTTGAAGGGGAAAATCAAATTTCAGTTATCATAAAAATgtggaagggggcacctgggtggttcagtgggttgaagcctctgccttcagcttgggtcatgatctcagggtcctgggatcaagccctgcatcaggctctctgctctgcagggagcctgcttcccttccctctttctctttgcctgcctctctgcctacttgtgatctctgtctgtcaaataaataaataaataaataaatctttaaaaaaaatgtggaaggaaAACTGTCATCACAATCCGTCAACAAGCCTGTCCTGCTCAAGTCCATTGGGCACCTCTCCAATGGATGGCCCGTTTTGTCTCTCCTTCTCATATATTTCTGCCATGCCCAGGGTGCGCTGGCTGGTTTGGGAGACTCCTTGGCAGAGGAAGTCTGGGTTCATTCTCTCTGGGTTCATTGCTTTTTTCTCTTCAGCTTCAgaactcctattcatccctcaaaacccagctcaaatatcacctctGCTGGTGTCTTCCCCCCaccggccccacccccaccccttgtgAGGCTTTCAGACTGTCCCGGTCCCACCTCTGCGCTTTCTCAGGGCAGTGAGTTGGATCAAGCTCCAGTCACTGCTGCTTGATTTTTAGACAAGTGACTTCATCTCTGAGTGTCTGTCTCCGGACCCCCGCACTGGCTTGAAGATAAGCTACCTGACATCCTGTGGCATCACGTGGGAATCACAAAGGAAGACATCCCGTGGTGACACCTGCCATTCTCCCTTGCACAAGGGAAGCTGAGAATGTGACTCTGCCTCAATCCGAGAGCTCTCTGAGGGCAGAGACCATGCCCCTGCGGAGCCTCGCCCAGTGCCCGGGCACAGAGAGGTACCACGTGCTCCGTGCACACTGCACAGGCAGGAAGAACCGAGCCCGCCTATCATGTACCTGTAATGTGACTTTGGGGAGATGACATCATCTGTGTGCATCTGTTTCCCCCATCTCTGGCAGAACAATCACTCGCACTGGGTATTCACTGGCTGCGTGTAAGACCCTCCGCATTCACTAGCTCGGATCCTCAGGGTGTGCGTCAtcgccccattttacagaagagaacacTGAGTCTTGGGGCGGTACATGGCTCGTCCGAGTTAGCAACAGGGCAGAAGCTCCCGGCGCCCGGCCAAACGCGGGAGATTGTTGTGCGAATCCAAGGGAGGAATGTGAAATAGCCCTGCAAACTGTAAACGCCTGGGGTGGGAGCGTCCgcgcccggggcggggggggggcgtggtGAATGACGGCCGGAGACGGGGTGCGGAGACTGACGGCCTCGGGTACACCCGCCTGGCGGCGGGAGGATGGCTTTGCCGCGAGCTCTCGGGTGCGGGAGGCGCGGCTCTGCCGGGGCCGCCAGGGGTGCggcccgccccctcccgccccacccccagccccagcgccGCGGCCCCTTTAAGAGCGGGCGGGGCGCCCTCTGGCGGCGGAGCGCCGCGCGCGGCGGGAGCCAGAGCCGGATCCCGGAGCCGGAGCGGAGCGGAGCGGAGCCGGGGCGGAGCGGGCCGAGCGGGCCGAGCCAGCAGCCGAGCTGGGGGCGCGGGCGGGCGGCATGTACCGGGCCCGGGCGGCGCGGGCGGGGCCGGAGCCCGGCAGCCCGGGGCGCTTTGGGATCCTCAGCACCGGGCAGCTCCGGGACCTGCTTCAGGATGAGCCCAAGCTGGACCGGATCGTGCGGCTCAGCAGGAAGGTAgcgcggggggcgcgggcggggggcgcgggggacGGGCCGCGGCCTGCCGGACCTGCTGGGCGACCGAAGGGCCGCGCGGGCCGGGCCGCGGGGCCGCGGGAACCTGGCACGTCCGAGTGGGCCCCGCGGAGCCGCCCCCGGGGAAGGGGGCGCCCAGAGCCTgcctggggcgggtggggggcgggagaCCCAGGGAGGCGCCCGTGCACCCCCGGGATGGCCGCGAGGCGTGTCCTCCAGCGGATGCTCCGGGGAGGTGTGTTCCGGGGACAGGGACTGGCTGTGTTGTGGGGGGCCCTGTCTCGCACACCCACGTTCTGTAGGGCCAGAAAGGGGAGGCGCCTTCCATAAGGGAGAACTAGGGGCCTGTTTGACACCTGGGGGGACCTCTGGGGGGGCGTCTGCATTCTAAGGGTGCCAGAGGGGGCTTTGTGGCTTCCATTGGGAAGGGGGACTGGAAGCTGAGGCGTGTATTCCGTAGGCCACCATAAGAGAAAGTTGTATATTTCACGGGAGATAGGCCCGGGCTGCTGGTCTGTGGGGGGTAGAAAGGAAAAGTGTCTGTTGGAGGGAGGCAGACAGGAGGGGCCTGTGCATCCTACAGGGGACAGATGGAGGGTAGTGCGTTCTCCAGGGTCAGGGAGGGGGGCTTGGCCCTCTgacagacagaaggaagaagCATTCTCAAGAGCCAGGAGAGAAAGGGGGTCTGCTTTCTgcaagagaaggagaagctgggagCAGGTGCTGGGGATCCGGGAGGAGAAGGGGGTGTGTATCCCCTGGGGTGTGGGGATTCCactggagggcaggaggaggggtgcAAAGGGAAGCGAGGGTGGCTTGAGGGGGGTACCATGCGGGGACAGGGCGAAGACATCTCTCTggagagtgagagcaggggggAATGTTTTCGGCACACACAcctgaggaggaagcagacaaAGGCCTGGAACGAGAGGGAAGCTGCCCATGCATGGAAAATGGGACAGAGGAGGGCGGGGGACTCCTCAGGGACCTGAGCAGACAtattaattgaaaaattaaaaattaactaacATTTGTGGAGGCGGTCATCGTTTTCCTGGCTTGGGCTCACAACAACCCGGGAAGGTAGCTGTTTTCTGCTCACTTTGtataagaggaaactgaggcccagagagtgaaCTCAAGGCAAAGCCCCGTCCAGGCCTCTTGGAGTCCCTCCACCTGTTAGCTGGCCATCCTGAAGGCGGGGTTCCTAGGGCTTGGCCCTTGGGCCCTGTGCCCGgcgttggggggggggcagtaggGGGATCTGGGCAGATTCCCTGAGTGGGCCTCCCGGCTCTTCTGGCAGTTCCAGGGCCTGCAGCTGGAGCGTGAGGCATGCCTGGCCTCCAACTACGCACTAGCCAAGGAGAACCTGGCACTGCGGCCCCGCCTGGAGATGGGCCGGGCTGCCCTGGCCATCAAGTACCAGGAGCTTCGAGAGGTGGCCGAGAGCTGTGCGGACAAGCTGCAGCGACTGGGTGAGGGACACTTGGGAGAACCGCCTGCCATGGGCGCCGTTGGCTTTCTGGCTGGCCGGGCTTGGGAAGGGCGAGGCTCTGAAGGGCAGGTCTTGGGCAGCCCTCCTCCCTGGCCAAGTCTTCGGGGTGCCGCTCCTGGAACACTGAGTTGGGGAAGTGAGCAGTCCAGGAGTAGAACTGGGTTGGAAAGGCCAGAAGGGGGCTCTGAGTAGGGGAAGAAAAGCTGCCCTGGGGTGCTCTAGGGGGCaaagcctctgcttcctcttttGCGCTAGGACGGGGGCAGACCCCCGGGGGAGGTTCACAAACTGATCCCATGGGCAGGACCCTGAGGcaccagagagaagcagagagtcaCACACAGGGTCAGGGAGAGTCAGGATCGGGCCCTGGGTCTCTGGCCTGGCTTGTCTTGGGCGACGGGCCCTGAAGGCAGGCgctctttcctctgtccctctgtggcCTTCAGAGGAGAGCGTGCATCGCTGGAGCCCCCACTGCGCGCTGGGCTGGCTGCAGGCTGAGCTGGAAGAGGCCGAGCAGGAGGCTGAGGTGAGGGGAGAGGCCGTGGGGCTGGGGATGGCAGGGAGGGAGACCCAGCCTATCATCGCCCCCCCTCCGTTCTTACACTGCAGCGTTGAgagcccctcctccaggaagccctccctgagtGCCTGGCCCCAGGAGAGCCCAGTACGCTGCTGTTCAGCTGTCCACCTTGGACAGCGAGGCTCATCCTCCCCAGCTGTGAATGTCTCAGCGTAGGACAGTGTAGACTGGGTCTGCAGAGGAGCTGGGGCGAACTTCTCCGTGCTGGGTCGGGAGCACAGTGCTCAGAGAGTCCCAGGAGGTAGCAGAGGGGGCCTTGATGAGAGACACCGAAGTTTACTCCAGGTGTGTCCCCATCTCGGATTCTGCCTCATCTTCCACCCAGCAGAGGACATGCGTCCCCAGTCCCTTGGCAAGTCCCAGGCAGGCCCAGGCTGGAAGTCAGGGGTCCCATCTCCCGGCCGTGGGGTGGGCACCCCTGGAAGAGATGAGGTGAGAGGGGGAGAGGTGTCTGGCTGGGCTCTTCTCAAACTGTGCCCGCCCTCCCATCCCAGGAGCAGATGGAGCAGCTGCTGCTGGGCGAGCAGAGCCTGGAGGCCTTCCTGCCCGCCTTCCAGCGCGGCCGCGCCCTCGCCCACCTGAGGCGGACCCAGGCGGAGAAGCTGCAGGAGCTGCTGCGGCGCCGGGAGCGGTCAGCCCAGCCGGCCCCCACTGCTGCCGCGGACGCCCCCAAACCCTTCCCCGCCGCAGCCGTCCTGCCCACCGGGGCCGCCCGGGGGCCGCCAGCAGTGCCCCGGAGCCTGCCTCCCTTGGACTCCCGCCCAGTGCCCCCTCTGAAGGGCTCCCCCGGGTGCCCCCTTGGCCCAGCCCCGCTGCTGAGCCCTCGGCCCTCGCAGCCAGAGCCCCCCCACCGGTAGGATCCAGGGTATGGCCCCCCAGTGGGGGGGCCCAGACAAACTTGATCtgtggctcctcctcctcccccactgtctgggtggggggaggggcaggcccctccccctggcctcaGGCAGGCCCTGGCCCTGGAGGCTGAGCTGGGGAGGAGGGTCACCTGGAAGATGCCCAGAGAGAGGCCggaggtggggtgggcagggtgcCTCTGGCGCTGAGGAAACGctgcctttttttcctccccgGCTGGGGCCTCCAGGGTAATGGGCCAGCTCCAATGAAAGAACTTTCCTGCTGGGGGCCTCCCCTGGaaggtgcctgcttcccccaggAGGCCTGACTGCACCCTTCCACTCCACTGGGCTATAGCACAATGCCAAGGCCGACAGGAGCGCTTTCCATCACGTCCTGCTCCTACCTTTCCCCAGTGCTGGGGCCTACCGCCTAGGAGCCGGGTGGTCAGGCCCCAGCTGCGGGGCCAGGGACACCATGGCCCTGGGGCTACTCTGTGCCCCACTCCCGCTCCGGACCCTGGGGCAAGGTAGGCCAGGGGCTCCTGACCTGCACCGATGCGAGTGGGCCATCCCCAGGAAAGaccattctgtatttttctgtccCCGTCTCCTTAGAATGGAACCTTTTTGAGGGCAGGTCCTTGTCTTTGTATGTTctgtccccagccccacctcccagGGGCCGTCAATAAATGTGATGAGGATGACGATGCTGCCCGACTCGTCTCTGCTCCCTCAACCAGCCACTCTGCTGTCGCAGCCTTCACAGCCGAGCTCCTGCgatgccctcccttcctctctgcccagccAAAGCCCAGCTCTCCTTCAGGTCCAGCACTGCTGCTGCCTCTTCCATGAAGCCTTCTCTGACTACCAACCCAAGAGAGTCTTTCCTAACTCTTGTGGCCAGAAGCACACTCTGCTCCATCACTGTTCTCCAGTCGCCTCACCTGTATGCACCTTCTCTTCTTGGGTTTGTAAGCCCAGGCCGGATGGTTCCTATTCCTGCTCTGGCCTGCTGAATGACCACCTCCCGTGAGGGGTGGAGGCTCGGCTTCTGTGAGGCTGAAGGTCATGTTTTCAGCTAGGGTGAATACTCAGTAGCCAGCTTAGGCGATGAGGGTAGGAGAGGCCCTGGGTCAGCTTAGGTCAAGTCTAACGAGATGCCGATTGGCAGGGAGGCCTGGAAGGTCTGGCAAAcaggagggggcaggcagagtgctgtagaAGCGAACGTGATCGTGGTCCATGGGACAGAACCAtctagaaagaggaaaatattgCACTGGCTCTACTCTTCACTCAAGTTTTATACTGTAGGAGGGACTCCCCCGTCACAAACCACCATCGTTGGTCTCCTGGGCATATCCCCAATGCACTCGATGAGAACGAGGACTAGGACTAAATCCCACAACGAGGAGTTGAGAGCCATCTGAGATACGGGCGATGATTAGCCTCCGAACCCGCAAAGGGCTAGAGCTGTAGAGCCAGAGGTCAGAGTCAAGACCGGTGGGCGGAAACCATAGGATGGATGAGGTCCGTCCACAAAAATGAGCGAGCAGTGCCCGTGTGGAGTTGTAGACATTTCAGCAGTGGTCGGAGGGCCTGGCCCATCAGAGCTTTCCAGAGCCCTTAAGGTCTAGACAGAGGTACAGCAGTTAGGGGTGCAGTCAAAGCTTGTGCAGAGTGTCCACTCGAGAAGGTCTACCCCACACTGGCCTTGGTTCTCCCGCTGTCCTCGTTGCTAGCCCCTGAGCTGCTGGAGGCTGAGGGACACCAGAATCACAAGGTACCTGCCTGACCTGAGACAAGACTGAACTGCTTTGAAGACCTCCCACATCCTCAGCACAGCTTAGGGCAGGCTGGGCCCCTCTTGTCCTCGTTTTCCATTCCTGGGCCTTGCTTCCAGGGTTGTGGGTTTGTGACCAAAAGGAGAAAAGGCGTTGGGATTGGGCACGTCCGAACCCTCCTCCACTAGCGGGAATTAGCGAGCAGcctctggaaggcagaggctaatGTGCACTCCCTAGTTGttcagcctcccctccccaggacaggtaagaaaaaaaaggaatgaccaaccccaggggaggggctgagaggggagaaaaatattattcaagcAAACCAGATGATATCTTTCTGCGGGTCTTACACCACTCACCTTCCTTAAAGGCTCAAACTCAGTTTTAGAAGGGGTAGGGAACAAGGCCTTGTAGTGTTCAGCTCTGGCATGAAAAAGACTTGAGGCTGGTGGGTATAGATACCAACAGAGTGGAGTGGGCTCAGTTCTGGGCCATGAGAAAGTTGAGATGGATGGTTAATAAACTTCATTAATCCTCATGCTTGAAGATACATGGAATATTCTGGAAGGCTCTGGAAGGTTCCAGCCAGTCTGGGCTTTTCCTCTGCCACCTAGCAATTTCTGGAACTTTCTGTTTCAAggttccaggaccccagggaaaTGTCCCTGAGCTCAATCCTCTGTGAGAGAGAACCTGAGAGTCTACATCAAGGGGCCCCTGAGAAAGGTCCCACCTATTACAAACCACCAGTGCTtttacaaaccaaaaccaaaaagttGTCCAAATAGCAAAACTTCTATCCCTTTCTGTAATAACAAAGAGTTCCTGCCCTTTTAAGAAAGTCTGTTATGTACACATCCTTGTTCAAGAATCGCTATCTCGGGCATTATCCTAAGCTTCCCCCCCTTATGTctgaaatataaaacataatcgagggaggggggagggactAAGGCTTATTGAATCAAGCAGGCCTGAACCAGAGTGGGCTAAAATCTTTACTACTGAACTGTGGTGTGGTCAGTGCAGAGCCAGGGCTAACAACTCGTCCCTGACTTCCAAGGCTAGAGACAAGTGGTTCAAGCTGGACTAGCTGTTAGTCTCTTCCAATTTATACAAGGATTTTACACAAGTGATCGAGGGCAGGAATTGATGTTACCTGCCTTTGTCCAGGGCCTTGCCATTGCTGTAGACTTCTCAAAAGATCCTTCTTGTCCCACATGAAAATAAGGTTTAGACTCTGCCTCGCTGCTGAGAGCGTGAGCTCTCGTAACAAGATACGTTATCTGCAAGCTCAAAGGGCTGCTGGGCTAGGAGGCTCACAGAGGGTCAAAGCTGCCCATTTCCACAAAGAAATACACCCTCTCCcgttttttgggaaaaaaatgcatggtcccttctttttcccttctcgACAGACACGGAGCATAGAGAGACATTTCTCTATTATGAGCAAAATGGCCAAGTGTGTAGATCAAGGCCTTTTACACTTCCCCTCTGTGCGTGGGTGTGCCACGAACCCGGGAGCCATGTCCTCCCTAAAAGGCACATGTTAACAGCTTTTCCCAGGTGCTACTACAAGCGTGGACGTGAGCACAAAGGCAGCAAGTTTTCTCGTGTTTTGAGAGAAGtcagaaatctgtttttttataCAGTCTTCCGTTTGGAAAGTTGTCTGAAGTTTTTGAAGATGTGGTGCCAGTCAGAGCGAAACATGGTATGCAGGTTGGCTGTGTGGCCTCTGGGGCCATGAACTGCAGCCCATTCTTGGTCCTCCTGAGACAGGCCTTGCCTGGTCTACCAGAAGCCCCCTCCCAGAACTGAGGGTGTGAATATTGTAGGGGCCAAAGCCGGATGGGAGGGAGAACGCACAGGACCCCAGCCGTAAGAGATCGATTGCGCAACACCATGACCATGACCTCAGAGCAAGTGCTCTCTGCACCTGCTTCTTGGGGATGACGGTACTGAGCATTCTCAGTATATACAAGTTCACCACGAGAACACAGATTCGGGTCTCGCGGTTATCCTCACACAGTAACAGAGGGATCCTCAACTGCTTTGCACAAACCGTACGGCCACCAGGCCCACAAGCTGGCCTGGGAACCAAGGTACTGAGGGCAGGCAAGGCGggccttctcctatgatcctgaCCATGACAGGTGGCAGCGTGTGATCTTGTCACAAGGCTGAGGCATGGAGAAGAGGTAAAGACCAGGATAGAGCCCACTTCTCTACGGCACTGAATTCAAGACAGTGGATTGAAAAAACACCACTACTTCCTAGCCTCTCTTCCTGCGATCTGGTGACCTTCCAGAAAGGTCTGAGATATGCCACCTTCACCCTGAGGCCATTTCCCCCAAAATGAGTATGGTGGCCATTTACTTGGGCTCCATCCTTGGTGCCGAGGCTTGCGACCATAAGGActctgtgtgtgcgcgtgtgtgcatgcgtgcattACGTTATATATTAATGACCAAATGGACAACTCGTTGGTCTAAGGGAGGTTATTCGTATTCATCTTGGCTCATGCTAGGATCATTATGGAAGGAAAGGTGCATCAAGTGAACAAAAAGCCAGAACCTCAGAAGGGAAGCAAATCCTACTCCCTTAGCGCTGGGATCTGTAAAGGATCAGTTAGTTAcccagcagtaaaaaaaaaatgtaacgaAGGGCAAAGTTTGGCTCAGGAGAAATAAAGTCCTGATCGAGTCCAAAGACAGTACTGGAATTGCCTACACAAGTATACCTTTGACTACTGTCTTGTCCGTGTCTCCCCGCTCGGGACTCTATGCGTGGCACTCACCGGCATACTGTACTTGCCCACCCCAATGAACGCAGCCTGAGGCGCTCTGGGCTGCTCTTACCCTTCTCCTGTCCTAGGTCCAACCTTTGAAGGAGTTTTTAGTTTGTGATCAAAAGGAGAAAAGTGTCTGGAGTTGAACATGTCTGAGCCTTCCTCCACTATTCGTAACAGCAGCAGCCCCTAGAAGGCGGGGATGATGTCCCTGGCCTGGTTCAGCCTCTCTGTAGGGCAGGTAAGAAACTGAGAAAGGAACGACTTAGGGCCATCTCAGAATGGGGAAATATGATGGGAACCAGTTTGGGGATCCTTGAGAAAGCCTCCCACACATCTCCCTTTCCATGAAGGGCCCAGACTCCATCTTAGGGAGAGTAGAGTTCACTCtgggctaaaaaacaaaaacgaaaacaaacacCTGAGGCAGGCAGGATGGCACTGTGAGAAGAAGGTGAGCCTGGTTCTAAGGCCTAAGGAGAGTCTTACAGTTGGATGATTAATAAACTTTATTGACCACCCTCCTTGGAGTTGCATGGAATGTTCCAGAAGTTTcaaagggtctgcccctcccccaaccttctGGAACTTCCTATATACCTCCGTGTTCTGGGACCCCAGGGGAATGTTCTTAGCTTTGACATTCACGGACAGAACACAAACTCGGGGGGTCTATATAAAGCCACCGATGAGAAAGGTCCCAGCTATTACAGACCACTAGTGTTTATACAAACCTCCAAAGAACCCAATCCTTTTTGATAGAAACTCTGAGAGAATCATGCCCCAAGGACACTCCATTATTCGTCCAGGTGCCTGGTTGCAAACCACTGGTTTCTGGCACATTCTACCAAGCCGAACACTTCCTGTTGTTTGTATTCTGAAGGACTTGTTTTCCAAATATGAAACATAGTAACATTAAATGTTCTCTCTAAAAGtacatctgcccctccccccaaaccaaGGCTAACTGAGCCTACCAGGTCTGAATCCAAAGCCGGCTCAAATCTTTACCACTGAATCGTATGGTCACAGCAAAGTCCAAAGATTTTGCCCCAACCTCCAAAGCTAAAATCAAAATCATTTCTGAGACACCAATTTGAACTAGCTGTGGCCTTATCCTAATTATTAGGATTTCTCAAGAGCAGTTCTTACTAATATACCAAAGCACCGCTGGCTCTGGTTAGAACCtacacttctgtcctcactcttgTGGTAGAGTTCTTGCAAAGGTTTTCCTATCCTACAGCTTTACACTTAGCCCTAGAGCAGGAACACCTGAGCTGCTGAACTCCCACAGCCCCCCTCAccgtccccccaccccgcaccatGATCAGGGACACAGAATCAAGAGCCTGACTACTACAGCTCCAGCCAAGTGGTGACCAACTGCTTAGCTCGACTTAGAAACCGAGAGAGGGAAAAAGCCCCAGCCAGCTCAGAATAAAGAACCAAGTTTCCACCACATGCCGCCTCTCCCTTACAAGTACCGTCGACGCCACGCTCAAGCTGCCAGGTTTCAAGGACTTGACTTGTGAGGTTAAACAAGAGGACAGGCCGCCATCCCAGTTTGCTGGATTCAAATTTCCAGTTTGTTGCTGTCTTTCGGGGAAGGCACGGGACTGTACAGTTAGCAAGGGGCACACTGTCCCAAGGATAAACTTGACTCTGCTAACATCATGTTTTAATCCCTGAGCCCATTAGAACTATGGATAATAAAGTGTGACAGACCTCAAGAGAGCAAAATGATTTGTTCCTCTGTGGCCGTGCCACCGAGTAATTTCTCTGACGTCCTACACAGGCACTCTGGTCCCTTATGCTCGGTGACCTTGCTTTGCAGCTCCCACATGGCACCAGCAGAAGGGGGAGTGGGGCCTGGGGCTGATCAAGTGTGGCAAGGTTTCCAAAGATCCCATTCTTACCCTACATCAGGTCTCACCTGTGGCTGGGGAACTCACAGAAAGACAAGGTTCGTACAACcccagaatttttcttttggCAGCCAACAATTGGTCGCATGGCACGGTTCAAGGTTACACAGGCGCCCCACCGAACGAATGCGGGGCAGGAGCAGACAGGGCTTGCCCCGAGCTTTAGAACAAAGCCAGAGCACGTGTTCCAGAAGTTGACAACATCAGGAACGCAACCTCTGGAAGCAGGCACCCAAGGGACTCCAGAAAACCCTTCACTCTCGGGCTTTCGGGACTCTTCTTCTCGGGGCCTCTTTCTTGGGCATCCAAAAGCTTTCTTCCCTGGACCGTAGGGGAGGGACGTGCAGGTGGAGGGCTAAGCTGGGCGGGCGGGGAAGAGGGGGTAGGCAGCTCCTTCGGACCCCAGCAGAGGTAGACTACCGAAGGCAAAGGGTTCAAGCAGACAGGAAAGGCCATTTTCTCGGGGCCGGCTGGGAGCGGctcccctgtcctcctcctcctcctcctccgatTAAAAACGAAAGCTTATGAGGACGAAGGCTGTCAGGAGAAGGAACACAAAAGTCGTGTCTCGGGTCTCGTCCCAGCGGAAGCCCTTCTTGGCCCGGTCCTCCTGCTGCTTGCGCAGGGCCTCCCGCCGGGCCCGCTGGCGCCGCTCGCGCTCCAGCTGCTCTCCGTAGTGCGCTTGGTAGAAGGCGTCGAAGTTGAACATGGTGCGGCTGGCGCCCGCCGCGGCCTGACCGCGGTCGTGGGCCCAAGAGGCAGGTGGCCGGGTGCGGGGCGAGCGGTCATCGCCGGCGGGCCCCTTGGAGGGCCGGACATCAGGTCCGCGCAGGTCCTCGTCGCTGAGCAGGCCGCGGTCATACTTGCGACGCAAGGTGGCACTGCCCAGCACCAAGTAGGCCTGGGAGATGCGCGTGAAGCGCTCGGCAGCCTCGGCGCTCCCCGAGTTGC
Proteins encoded:
- the VPS37D gene encoding vacuolar protein sorting-associated protein 37D, yielding MYRARAARAGPEPGSPGRFGILSTGQLRDLLQDEPKLDRIVRLSRKFQGLQLEREACLASNYALAKENLALRPRLEMGRAALAIKYQELREVAESCADKLQRLEESVHRWSPHCALGWLQAELEEAEQEAEEQMEQLLLGEQSLEAFLPAFQRGRALAHLRRTQAEKLQELLRRRERSAQPAPTAAADAPKPFPAAAVLPTGAARGPPAVPRSLPPLDSRPVPPLKGSPGCPLGPAPLLSPRPSQPEPPHR
- the DNAJC30 gene encoding dnaJ homolog subfamily C member 30, mitochondrial, translating into MAAKRDLRCSRRLLWRLWLVPTGPQNPGSGLGLQARTYSQGDRSYSRTALYELLGVPSTATQAQIKAAYYRQSFLYHPDRNSGSAEAAERFTRISQAYLVLGSATLRRKYDRGLLSDEDLRGPDVRPSKGPAGDDRSPRTRPPASWAHDRGQAAAGASRTMFNFDAFYQAHYGEQLERERRQRARREALRKQQEDRAKKGFRWDETRDTTFVFLLLTAFVLISFRF